Proteins from a single region of Pseudomonadota bacterium:
- a CDS encoding nuclear transport factor 2 family protein, translating into MAVVDNKRILRKWLSALQVGDLETLTALQSKDCVWILPGSKKLPWAGRWKGAARQRIYLKRIAQAVDFGKQEFKEYIGEGARIVVTGQEIASSKPKGKRWNVTLAWAFTIKRGKITAWEAFENTEIIAACY; encoded by the coding sequence ATGGCGGTGGTGGACAATAAGCGAATTTTGCGCAAATGGCTGAGCGCGCTTCAGGTCGGCGATCTCGAGACACTCACGGCACTGCAATCCAAGGACTGCGTGTGGATCTTACCGGGCTCAAAAAAATTGCCCTGGGCCGGGCGCTGGAAAGGTGCCGCACGCCAGAGAATCTATCTCAAGCGCATCGCCCAGGCGGTCGATTTCGGCAAGCAGGAATTCAAGGAGTATATCGGCGAAGGTGCGCGTATTGTCGTCACGGGCCAAGAAATCGCCAGCTCGAAGCCCAAAGGCAAACGCTGGAACGTCACCCTGGCCTGGGCCTTCACCATAAAGCGCGGCAAAATTACTGCCTGGGAAGCCTTCGAAAACACAGAAATTATTGCGGCATGCTACTAA
- a CDS encoding P-II family nitrogen regulator: MKFKLVVALVDDSETDAVLECGRRAGATGATIITSCRGEGLQPEKTFLGLSLTGQRDILLFVVEEHRSRAILEEIATVGAFDKRSGSGIAIQIDIEDAVGLSHQIAEIQHKIEDEI, translated from the coding sequence ATGAAATTCAAACTTGTCGTGGCACTTGTCGACGATAGCGAAACCGATGCCGTGCTCGAATGCGGCCGGCGTGCCGGCGCCACCGGCGCCACCATCATCACCAGTTGCCGGGGTGAAGGCCTACAGCCCGAGAAGACATTTCTAGGCTTGAGCCTGACCGGCCAACGCGACATTCTGCTGTTCGTCGTTGAGGAACATCGCAGCCGGGCGATCCTCGAAGAAATCGCCACCGTCGGCGCCTTCGATAAAAGATCCGGCAGTGGCATCGCGATTCAGATCGATATTGAGGATGCGGTGGGCCTGTCGCACCAAATTGCAGAAATTCAACACAAGATCGAGGACGAGATATGA
- a CDS encoding SDR family oxidoreductase → MAPAFPEPRAALVTGAGQRIGRAIAIGLGAAGWSVAVHYRDSADNAAETVERIEAGGGKALALAADLSNERETMALASAAAGALGPLGCLVNNASLFEYDNAESVTRESWDAHMSVNLRAPFLLAQAFAAGLPSGAAGAIINILDQRVWNLTPHFVSYTLSKSGLWTLTQTLALGLAPHIRVNAIGPGPVLPSARQTAEQFRAQAEKTPLGHGAEPGEISDAVLFILAAPALTGQMMALDGGQHLGWSMPSDRKVEE, encoded by the coding sequence ATGGCGCCAGCTTTTCCGGAGCCCCGCGCCGCGCTCGTGACCGGCGCCGGACAGCGCATCGGCCGCGCTATCGCTATTGGCCTCGGCGCGGCCGGATGGTCGGTTGCGGTGCACTACCGCGATTCTGCAGATAATGCCGCGGAGACGGTGGAGCGGATCGAAGCCGGAGGTGGCAAAGCGCTGGCTCTCGCCGCCGACCTCAGCAATGAGCGCGAAACCATGGCCTTGGCGAGCGCCGCCGCCGGTGCGCTCGGGCCGCTCGGCTGCCTCGTGAACAATGCCTCGCTGTTCGAATATGACAATGCCGAAAGCGTCACACGTGAGAGCTGGGACGCGCATATGTCGGTAAATCTGCGGGCGCCGTTCCTCCTCGCCCAGGCCTTTGCTGCCGGCCTGCCGTCGGGCGCGGCCGGCGCGATTATTAACATCCTCGACCAACGGGTATGGAATCTGACCCCCCATTTCGTCTCCTATACGCTCAGCAAGTCGGGCCTCTGGACGTTGACCCAAACCCTGGCCCTGGGGCTCGCGCCGCATATCCGGGTGAACGCTATCGGTCCTGGCCCGGTTCTGCCGAGCGCCCGTCAAACCGCCGAGCAATTTCGCGCCCAGGCCGAGAAAACGCCGCTCGGTCATGGCGCCGAACCAGGAGAAATATCGGACGCCGTACTCTTTATCCTTGCCGCACCGGCGTTGACCGGGCAAATGATGGCGCTCGACGGCGGCCAGCATTTAGGTTGGAGCATGCCGTCCGATCGCAAGGTGGAGGAATAG
- a CDS encoding DsbA family protein, translated as MPIRPGFLAVAMVVLLLLAGLAVPAGAGEHLAERAGDRGLGRSTAPIVMIEYYSLDCAHCAAFHADVFPKLKTEFIDTGKVRFVFRDFPLSWAALKAAIMTHCAPPERYFDVQEALLRSGEQWSKAEETLKAVSKIGAAQGVPEAAFKACLDERVLEQQVFESQKFAREVLGVKATPTFIINNDKLEGNIPFDKLSDGLTNMLKEITRQSDKITRLEIPIQAE; from the coding sequence TTGCCCATTAGGCCAGGGTTTCTGGCGGTGGCGATGGTGGTGCTCTTGCTGCTTGCTGGGCTAGCGGTTCCGGCGGGAGCCGGCGAGCATTTGGCAGAGCGGGCTGGCGATCGGGGGCTGGGGCGCAGCACGGCACCGATTGTGATGATCGAATATTATTCGCTCGATTGCGCGCACTGCGCGGCATTCCACGCCGACGTTTTTCCCAAGCTAAAAACGGAATTTATCGATACCGGCAAAGTGCGCTTTGTGTTCCGCGATTTTCCGCTGTCCTGGGCGGCGCTGAAAGCAGCGATCATGACCCATTGCGCGCCGCCGGAGCGCTATTTTGATGTGCAGGAGGCGTTGCTTAGATCCGGTGAACAGTGGAGCAAGGCGGAAGAGACCCTCAAAGCGGTGAGCAAAATCGGCGCGGCGCAGGGCGTTCCCGAAGCCGCGTTCAAGGCCTGCCTGGATGAGCGAGTGCTGGAGCAGCAAGTGTTCGAAAGCCAGAAATTCGCGCGCGAGGTGCTCGGCGTTAAGGCAACACCGACGTTCATCATCAACAATGACAAGTTGGAGGGAAATATTCCGTTCGATAAATTGTCGGACGGGCTCACCAATATGCTGAAAGAGATCACGCGCCAGAGTGACAAGATCACACGCCTCGAGATTCCCATTCAAGCTGAATGA
- a CDS encoding DsbA family protein translates to MPLSIRQIVLAAPLLLFLAAAILRPVAAKNLDARPGDMVFGQASAPVTMIEYYSLNCSHCAAFHKQVFPALKAKYIDSGQVRFVLRDFPLSWAAVEAAVLAQCAGPERYLAVQDALFANIRQWSAAEPSLLAIAEIVETAGVTRAELKQCVEEGVLEKQVIGSFEFAKEKLGVDATPTFFINGEKHVGGISLERLAEILAQSD, encoded by the coding sequence ATGCCGCTTTCCATCCGCCAAATCGTACTGGCCGCCCCTCTCCTTTTATTTCTCGCCGCAGCCATTCTGCGGCCTGTAGCGGCCAAAAATTTGGACGCGCGGCCCGGCGACATGGTTTTCGGGCAAGCGAGCGCGCCGGTCACCATGATAGAGTATTATTCTCTCAACTGTTCGCACTGCGCGGCGTTCCACAAGCAGGTATTTCCAGCGCTGAAGGCAAAATATATCGACAGCGGCCAGGTGCGCTTTGTGCTCCGCGATTTCCCGCTGTCCTGGGCAGCGGTGGAGGCGGCGGTGCTTGCCCAATGCGCCGGGCCGGAGCGATATCTCGCGGTGCAGGATGCGCTGTTCGCCAACATTCGCCAATGGAGCGCGGCGGAGCCATCGCTGCTGGCGATTGCCGAGATCGTCGAGACGGCGGGCGTCACGCGGGCGGAATTGAAGCAATGCGTGGAAGAAGGCGTGCTGGAGAAGCAGGTGATCGGGAGCTTCGAATTCGCTAAAGAGAAGCTCGGCGTCGACGCAACACCTACGTTTTTCATCAATGGTGAAAAACATGTCGGCGGCATCTCGCTCGAGCGTTTAGCCGAAATATTGGCGCAGTCCGATTAA
- the uvrB gene encoding excinuclease ABC subunit UvrB: MGPNKNPLPDGGSGQSFELVSDYSPAGDQPQAIAELLAGLGEGERDQVLLGVTGSGKTYTMAHVIRELARPTLVLAPNKTLAAQLYGEMRSFFPNNAVEYFVSYYDYYQPEAYVARTDTYIEKDASINEQIDRMRHSATRSLLERRDVVIVASVSCIYGIGSPETYSAMTLYLDKKTSIDQRALLKKLVELQYRRNNQSLERGDFRVRGDVVEIFPAHSEDRAWRISMFGEDIEEIVEFDPLTGHKTAQLEQIRVYPNSHYVTPRPTINQAIKSIRTELAARLEEFHATGQLLAAERLEQRTLFDLEMMEASGSCAGIENYSRYLTGRNAGEPPPTLFEYLPENALLVVDESHVTVPQLNGMYRGDFKRKSTLADFGFRLPSCLDNRPLKFEEWEAMRPQTVFVSATPGPWEMERTAGVFVEQLIRPTGLIDPVCLIRPVETQVDDLMAECRDCVTKGLRVLVTTLTKRMAEDLTEYLHEADIRVRYLHSDIDTLERIEIIRDLRLGAFDVLVGINLLREGLDIPECGLVAILDADKEGFLRSRTALIQTIGRAARNIDGRVILYADKMTNSLTLAIEETDRRRAKQQEFNVANGITPESVRTNIGDIMDGIYEKDYVTVETGDEETRHLIGNNLTAYLKDLEKRMKEAAGELEFEEAARLRDEIHRLQETDLGLATKRGAAGDSGQRRPSRSHGGAPGTRATGKKNKFTRKPKRGSIR; encoded by the coding sequence GTGGGGCCGAACAAGAATCCGCTGCCGGATGGTGGGTCTGGGCAGTCGTTCGAATTGGTGTCCGATTATAGTCCGGCTGGCGATCAGCCGCAGGCGATCGCAGAATTGCTCGCCGGCTTGGGCGAAGGTGAGCGTGATCAGGTGCTGTTGGGCGTCACCGGCTCGGGCAAGACCTACACCATGGCGCATGTGATTCGCGAATTGGCGCGCCCGACCCTGGTGCTGGCGCCCAACAAGACCCTGGCGGCCCAACTTTACGGCGAGATGCGGAGCTTCTTCCCCAACAATGCGGTCGAGTATTTCGTCTCCTATTACGATTATTATCAGCCCGAGGCCTATGTGGCGCGGACCGATACCTATATTGAGAAAGACGCCTCGATCAATGAGCAGATCGACCGCATGCGCCACTCAGCCACACGCTCGCTTTTGGAGCGCCGAGATGTTGTGATCGTCGCATCCGTCTCGTGCATCTACGGCATCGGCTCGCCCGAGACCTATTCGGCGATGACGCTCTATCTCGATAAGAAAACCTCGATCGATCAGCGCGCGCTGTTAAAAAAGCTCGTCGAGTTGCAATACCGGCGCAACAACCAGTCGCTCGAGCGTGGTGATTTCCGCGTCCGCGGTGACGTCGTCGAGATTTTCCCCGCTCATTCGGAAGACCGCGCTTGGCGCATCTCCATGTTCGGCGAGGATATCGAGGAGATCGTCGAGTTCGATCCTCTCACCGGGCACAAAACCGCTCAGCTCGAACAGATCCGCGTCTATCCGAACAGCCATTACGTAACGCCGCGCCCGACCATCAATCAGGCGATCAAGAGCATCCGCACCGAGCTGGCCGCGCGCCTTGAGGAATTCCACGCCACCGGCCAATTGCTTGCCGCCGAGCGGCTGGAACAACGCACTCTGTTTGACCTTGAGATGATGGAGGCGAGCGGAAGCTGTGCCGGCATCGAGAATTATTCACGTTATCTCACGGGGCGGAATGCCGGCGAGCCGCCGCCAACGCTGTTCGAATATTTGCCCGAAAACGCGCTCTTGGTGGTCGATGAAAGCCATGTCACCGTGCCGCAGTTGAACGGCATGTACCGCGGCGATTTCAAGCGCAAATCGACACTCGCCGATTTCGGCTTCCGCTTGCCATCTTGCCTCGACAATCGCCCGCTCAAATTCGAGGAGTGGGAGGCCATGCGCCCGCAAACTGTTTTCGTTTCGGCGACTCCCGGGCCGTGGGAGATGGAACGCACTGCCGGCGTCTTCGTCGAACAGCTGATCCGCCCGACGGGCCTGATCGATCCGGTCTGCCTGATCCGTCCGGTCGAGACTCAGGTCGACGACCTGATGGCCGAATGTCGCGATTGCGTGACCAAGGGCCTGCGTGTTCTGGTGACGACGCTCACCAAACGCATGGCGGAGGATCTCACCGAATATCTGCATGAGGCAGACATCCGCGTGCGCTATCTCCATTCCGACATCGACACGCTGGAGCGCATCGAAATCATCCGCGATCTCCGCCTCGGCGCTTTCGACGTGCTGGTCGGCATCAATCTGTTGCGCGAGGGCCTGGATATTCCCGAATGCGGCCTGGTGGCGATCCTCGACGCCGACAAGGAAGGCTTCCTGCGCTCGCGCACCGCGCTCATTCAGACCATCGGCCGCGCCGCGCGCAATATCGACGGGCGCGTCATTCTCTATGCCGACAAGATGACCAACTCGCTGACATTGGCAATCGAGGAGACCGATCGCCGGCGGGCGAAACAGCAGGAATTCAATGTCGCCAACGGCATCACACCCGAGAGCGTGCGCACGAATATCGGTGATATTATGGACGGTATTTACGAAAAGGATTATGTCACCGTCGAAACCGGCGACGAGGAAACCCGCCATCTCATCGGCAACAATCTCACAGCCTATCTCAAGGATCTGGAAAAACGCATGAAAGAGGCGGCGGGCGAACTCGAATTCGAGGAAGCGGCGCGCCTTCGGGACGAAATCCACCGCCTACAGGAAACCGATCTCGGCCTCGCCACCAAGCGCGGCGCGGCGGGCGATAGTGGCCAGCGCCGGCCCAGCCGCAGCCATGGCGGCGCCCCCGGCACCCGCGCCACCGGCAAGAAAAACAAATTCACCCGCAAACCCAAGCGCGGCAGCATTCGCTAG
- a CDS encoding DUF1538 domain-containing protein — protein sequence MFAPALSLVFLVLGTLRDLVPIIAVIAVFQLAVLQQPFPNLVEILIGLMFVMLGLALFVKGLEMGLFPLGEGLAQDFARKGSLFWLLLFSFALGFGTTVAEPALVAVAAEAARTAAEGGVIELGADAIDAFALGLRYTVAVSVGVGVTVGVLRILKGWPVHWLIIGGYLLAVALSFFAPEEIIGIAFDLGGVTTSTITVPLLTALGVGLSTMIRGRNPLIDGFGLIAFACLTPILFVLVFGMLM from the coding sequence CTGTTCGCGCCGGCCCTCTCTTTAGTATTTTTAGTGCTCGGCACGTTGCGCGATCTGGTGCCGATCATCGCTGTTATCGCAGTCTTCCAGCTTGCTGTCCTGCAGCAGCCGTTTCCCAATCTCGTCGAAATATTGATCGGCCTGATGTTTGTCATGTTGGGCCTAGCGCTATTCGTCAAGGGCTTGGAAATGGGTTTGTTTCCCCTCGGCGAAGGTCTGGCGCAGGATTTCGCCCGCAAGGGCAGCCTGTTCTGGCTGTTGTTGTTTTCCTTTGCGCTCGGTTTCGGCACCACAGTGGCCGAGCCAGCCCTTGTTGCAGTCGCGGCGGAGGCGGCGCGTACGGCGGCGGAAGGCGGCGTAATCGAGCTCGGCGCGGACGCCATCGACGCCTTCGCCCTTGGCTTGCGCTATACGGTCGCAGTTTCCGTCGGCGTAGGTGTCACCGTTGGCGTGCTGCGCATCCTCAAAGGTTGGCCGGTGCATTGGCTGATCATTGGCGGCTATCTTCTGGCCGTGGCGCTGTCGTTCTTTGCGCCCGAAGAAATTATCGGCATCGCCTTCGATTTGGGCGGTGTGACTACCTCCACCATCACCGTGCCGCTGCTGACAGCACTCGGCGTCGGTCTGTCGACTATGATCCGCGGGCGCAATCCGCTGATCGACGGCTTCGGCTTGATCGCCTTCGCCTGCCTGACGCCAATCCTCTTCGTGCTGGTTTTCGGCATGCTGATGTAG
- a CDS encoding pyridoxal phosphate-dependent aminotransferase, whose amino-acid sequence MSFIAKRLDRIKPSPTIAISTKAAELQAQGRDVIGLGAGEPDFDTPENVKQAGIDAIREGKTKYTAVDGTPELKAAIARKFKRDNGLDYDLKQINVGSGGKQVLYNALMATLDPGDEVVIPAPYWVSYPDMVLLAEGTPVIAPASEANGFKLQPKELEAAITPKTKWFIFNSPSNPTGAAYSRAEIVGLAEVLQHHSHVHILTDDIYEHLVYDGFEFTTMAQVAPELYDRTLTMNGVSKGYAMTGWRIGFAGGNAALIKAMAKMQSQSTSNPSSISQIAAIEALDGPQGSIGERNKTFRERRDLVVSMLNQAAGITCHRPEGAFYVYPSCAGLIGKKTPDGKIIENSEDFSAYLLDGEGVAVVHGAAFGLDPFFRISYATATEVLSDACERIQRAAASLR is encoded by the coding sequence ATGTCATTCATCGCCAAGCGCCTGGACCGCATCAAACCGTCGCCTACCATAGCGATCAGTACCAAAGCCGCCGAACTGCAGGCCCAAGGGCGCGATGTGATCGGCCTCGGCGCCGGAGAGCCCGATTTCGACACGCCTGAGAATGTCAAACAAGCCGGCATTGACGCCATCCGAGAGGGCAAAACCAAATATACCGCCGTTGACGGGACCCCCGAATTGAAGGCTGCGATCGCACGCAAATTCAAACGCGACAACGGGCTCGACTATGACCTGAAGCAAATCAATGTGGGCTCGGGCGGCAAGCAGGTGCTCTATAACGCCCTGATGGCGACGCTGGACCCCGGTGACGAAGTGGTGATCCCGGCGCCTTATTGGGTCTCCTATCCAGACATGGTGCTGCTTGCCGAGGGCACGCCCGTGATCGCGCCGGCCAGCGAAGCGAACGGCTTCAAGTTGCAACCGAAAGAGCTCGAAGCGGCGATTACACCGAAAACCAAATGGTTCATCTTCAACTCGCCGAGCAACCCCACCGGCGCCGCCTATAGCCGGGCCGAGATCGTCGGCCTGGCGGAAGTGCTTCAGCACCACAGCCATGTGCACATCTTGACCGACGATATTTACGAGCATCTGGTTTATGACGGCTTCGAATTCACCACCATGGCCCAAGTTGCACCGGAGCTTTATGACCGCACGCTAACCATGAACGGCGTCTCCAAGGGTTATGCCATGACCGGCTGGCGGATCGGTTTTGCCGGCGGCAATGCGGCGCTGATCAAGGCGATGGCCAAAATGCAATCGCAATCGACCTCGAATCCGTCGTCAATCAGTCAGATCGCCGCAATCGAAGCGCTCGACGGGCCGCAAGGCTCGATTGGCGAGCGCAACAAAACGTTCCGCGAGCGCCGCGATCTGGTGGTCAGCATGCTGAACCAGGCAGCCGGCATCACTTGCCACCGGCCGGAAGGCGCGTTTTATGTGTATCCGAGCTGTGCCGGGCTGATCGGCAAAAAGACGCCCGACGGCAAAATTATAGAAAACTCGGAAGATTTTTCCGCCTATCTGCTGGACGGCGAAGGCGTTGCCGTGGTGCATGGCGCCGCGTTCGGCCTCGACCCGTTCTTTCGCATCTCCTACGCCACCGCGACCGAGGTGCTGTCCGATGCGTGCGAACGCATCCAACGCGCCGCCGCTTCATTGCGCTAG
- a CDS encoding DUF1538 domain-containing protein has protein sequence MGIFDNIGSVILSTLRDLAPLVGLILFFQIVVIRKRLANWRRVGIGFIYVVIGLSLFLIGLQSALFPLGETMARQLTDPKFLGLVEGVAGAWYDYFWVYIFAVAIGFGTTVAEPALIAVAAKAGSVSGGTINPWGLRLAVALGVSVGVTLGTFRIVTGIPLHWFIMAGYAIVIVQTFFASRSIIPLAYDSGGVTTSTVTVPLVAALGLGLAANVPGRSPLIDGFGLIALASVFPIIAVLGYAQLTARFTRKRKSGDSTKRT, from the coding sequence ATGGGCATATTCGATAATATCGGCTCGGTTATTCTGTCCACTCTGCGCGATCTTGCGCCTCTGGTCGGGCTGATCCTATTTTTTCAGATTGTCGTGATCCGCAAGCGCCTGGCCAATTGGCGCCGGGTCGGCATCGGCTTCATCTATGTCGTCATTGGTCTGTCGCTATTCTTGATCGGCCTGCAGTCGGCGCTGTTTCCGCTCGGCGAGACAATGGCGCGCCAGCTTACCGATCCCAAGTTTCTTGGCCTTGTCGAAGGCGTGGCCGGCGCCTGGTACGACTATTTCTGGGTTTATATTTTCGCCGTTGCCATCGGCTTCGGCACCACCGTCGCCGAGCCGGCTCTGATCGCGGTCGCCGCAAAGGCGGGCTCGGTTTCCGGCGGCACCATCAATCCCTGGGGCCTGCGCCTCGCTGTGGCGCTCGGCGTTTCCGTCGGCGTCACGCTCGGCACCTTTCGCATTGTCACCGGCATTCCGCTCCATTGGTTCATCATGGCCGGCTACGCCATCGTCATTGTGCAAACTTTCTTCGCCTCCCGCTCGATCATTCCACTGGCCTATGATTCGGGCGGCGTCACAACTTCCACCGTAACCGTGCCCCTGGTGGCGGCGCTGGGCCTCGGCCTTGCCGCCAACGTGCCGGGGCGCAGCCCGCTAATCGACGGTTTTGGCCTGATCGCCTTAGCCAGCGTATTTCCGATCATTGCTGTGCTTGGTTATGCCCAGCTCACCGCCCGTTTTACACGCAAGCGTAAATCCGGCGATTCGACGAAAAGGACGTAG
- the folB gene encoding dihydroneopterin aldolase produces MNEPTPLRPLSRTGAEPSYRRVFVRDLVLPCAIGVYAHEHDAPQRVRINVELMVREEARNLQDRIENVVSYEHIVEGVRTITGESHVNLVETLAERIAGLCLADERVARVRVGVEKLDIYQEAVSVGVEIERVRGDP; encoded by the coding sequence GTGAACGAACCGACCCCCCTGAGGCCGCTCTCCCGGACCGGCGCCGAGCCGTCCTATCGGCGCGTTTTCGTACGCGATCTGGTTTTACCCTGTGCGATCGGCGTCTATGCCCACGAACATGACGCGCCCCAGCGCGTACGCATCAATGTCGAGCTGATGGTGCGCGAGGAAGCGCGTAATCTGCAGGACCGTATCGAAAATGTGGTGAGCTACGAGCATATCGTCGAGGGCGTGCGCACGATCACCGGTGAGAGCCACGTCAATTTAGTGGAAACCCTAGCAGAACGCATCGCCGGCCTGTGCTTGGCGGATGAGCGTGTGGCGCGTGTGCGGGTCGGCGTCGAGAAGCTCGATATCTACCAAGAGGCAGTCAGCGTCGGCGTCGAAATCGAGCGCGTGCG
- a CDS encoding CBS domain-containing protein produces the protein MSERKHIQVREVMTPMPVPVDGLATVREALNRMREANVRSLVVERRRPGDEFGIVVVSDIANKVIANNRSLDRTNVYEIMSKPVLTVDAVMEIKYAIRLLSKFGLSRSLVVDHNKAVGFVTLNDMVFRYTDIMDAPHSDAVS, from the coding sequence ATGAGCGAGAGAAAGCATATTCAGGTGCGGGAGGTCATGACGCCGATGCCGGTGCCAGTTGATGGATTGGCCACCGTGCGCGAGGCGCTCAACCGCATGCGCGAGGCCAATGTGCGCTCGCTCGTGGTTGAACGCCGGCGTCCCGGCGACGAATTCGGCATCGTCGTGGTGTCAGATATCGCCAACAAGGTAATCGCGAACAACCGCTCGCTTGACCGCACCAATGTATACGAGATCATGTCCAAGCCAGTGCTCACTGTGGACGCCGTGATGGAGATCAAATACGCGATTCGCTTGCTCTCGAAATTCGGACTGTCGCGGAGCCTCGTGGTCGATCACAACAAGGCGGTGGGTTTCGTCACCCTCAACGACATGGTGTTTCGCTATACCGATATTATGGACGCGCCGCACAGCGACGCGGTGTCCTGA